In Oryza sativa Japonica Group chromosome 11, ASM3414082v1, the following are encoded in one genomic region:
- the LOC136354046 gene encoding uncharacterized protein, translating into MDGEDTTCYLLDSRLRDTNAEPTDLPLSLLKEITKNFSDKLEIGRGGFGVVYRGVLPNGMVAVKKLSADIQIEDQSFQDEIVCLMRAKHKNIVRFLGYCADTQGIMKEYMGRYVLADVRVRLLCFEYIRNGSLDRLITDEYGGLGWAERYRIIKGICQGLCYLHEEQKIVHLDLKPQNILLDQNIVPKITDFGLSRLFDEQKTRTITAKQCGTWGYMAPEYLKDGVITFKADIFSLGVIILEVISGKERRTENVHKNWTNRLQRTLSYTSAQAYCQQVERCIEISSNCMEPDRQKRPSIGDVISMLDATEVGCQEDETVKSTDLLGVHPVELRFAFEPNKLIPCSLHLTNSTAYRVAFRVSPRRPDMYFTEWLCGVIPPMCTYTLIVVMKERQQPLLDADEFVLEQSSIMDENDLNVISQGKADTEYNTFFAEIEEKSAVKVQEKKLRAVCDPRGKTASEIMSTMDFEKMVTMDMHLTKPWILTGHFNGYICIWNHQTKKMVNSIEVTREQEVLTAKFVSRKQWIVAGGGDGQIYVYSYNTMKIVTSFEALSNQITSLAVHPTQPYVLSTSYDLIIKMWNWENGWKCTRVFKEEHSSSVMQVAFNPKDTTVFTSVSKDLTLKIWSVDSPRSKLTLQGHSCSVRCLDYFTSGDKQYVITGSDDGTAKIWDMHTKRCVKTLEGHANRVTAVCSHPELPILMTGSRDGTVRLWNSYTFRLEGILNFGLRKVHALGCMKGSRRVVIGHSYGIAITEIDLEENVTGMARLEDTI; encoded by the exons ATGGACGGTGAAGATACTACATGCTATCTCCTGGACAGCAGGCTACGGGATACAAACGCGGAGCCAACTGATCTACCGCTGTCACTGCTCAAAGAAATCACCAAAAATTTCTCCGACAAGCTGGAGATCGGCAGAGGAGGGTTTGGAGTGGTTTACAGG GGGGTGCTTCCCAACGGGATGGTTGCTGTGAAGAAGCTTTCAGCTGATATCCAAATTGAAGACCAGTCATTTCAGGATGAGATTGTCTGTCTCATGAGGGCCAAGCACAAAAACATCGTGAGGTTTCTAGGCTACTGTGCAGATACACAAGGGATAATGAAAGAGTACATGGGAAGATATGTCTTGGCAGATGTACGAGTAAGGCTGCTTTGCTTTGAGTATATACGCAATGGTAGCCTCGACAGACTCATCACAG ATGAATATGGTGGACTTGGATGGGCTGAACGTTACAGGATAATTAAAGGAATTTGTCAAGGTTTGTGTTATCTTCATGAGGAACAGAAAATTGTTCATTTGGATCTCAAGCCACAGAATATATTGTTGGATCAAAATATTGTCCCTAAAATAACGGATTTTGGTTTGTCAAGACTCTTTGATGAACAAAAAACTCGAACTATAACTGCAAAGCAGTGTGGAACATG GGGATATATGGCACCCGAGTACTTGAAAGACGGGGTAATCACATTCAAAGCAGACATTTTTAGTTTGGGGGTGATAATTCTGGAAGTCATATCAGGGAAGGAGCGTCGGACTGAAAAT GTTCATAAAAACTGGACCAACAGGCTACAGAGAACCTTGAGCTATACATCAGCACAAGCATATTGTCAACAAGTAGAAAGATGCATCGAAATATCGTCTAATTGTATGGAACCCGACAGACAGAAAAGGCCCAGCATAGGGGATGTGATCAGTATGCTGGATGCAACAGAGGTTGGTTGTCAAGAAGATGAAACTGTGAAATCCACAGATCTGCTTGGCGTCCACCCTGTCGAGCTGCGCTTCGCTTTTGAGCCAAATAAGTTGATTCCTTGCTCACTGCACCTCACAAATAGCACAGCTTACCGTGTCGCCTTCAGAGTCAGTCCAAGGAGGCCAGATATGTACTTCACCGAGTGGCTCTGTGGTGTCATTCCGCCAATGTGCACTTACACCCTCATTGTGGTAATGAAAGAGAGGCAGCAGCCACTATTGGATGCAGATGAGTTTGTGTTGGAGCAGAGCAGCATAATGGATGAGAACGACCTTAACGTTATCAGCCAAGGAAAAGCCGACACAGAGTACAATACTTTCTTTGCGGAAATTGAAGAGAAGAGTGCTGTTAAGGTGCAAGAGAAGAAATTGAGAGCTGTTTGTGACCCACGAGGAAAGACAGCCTCTGAG ATTATGTCCACGATGGACTTCGAAAAAATGGTTACAATGGATATGCATCTGACGAAGCCATG GATTTTAACAGGTCATTTTAATGGATACATATGTATCTGGAATCATCAGACAAAG AAAATGGTCAACTCAATTGAGGTCACGAGAGAACAGGAAG TTTTGACTGCTAAATTTGTTTCACGGAAGCAATGGATTGTGGCTGGAGGTGGTGATGGTCAAATATATGTGTACAGTTATAATACAATGAAGATAGTCACGAGTTTCGAGGCTCTCAGTAATCAAATCACTTCTTTGGCTGTTCATCCAACTCAACCTTATGTACTATCCACATCCTATGACCTCATAATTAAGATGTGGAACTGGGAAAATGGCTGGAAGTGCACTCGGGTGTTTAAGGAGGAGCACTCCAGTTCTGTGATGCAAGTAGCCTTTAACCCCAAGGACACTACTGTTTTTACCAGTGTTTCCAAGGACCTGACACTTAAG ATTTGGAGTGTTGATTCTCCTCGTTCTAAGCTCACATTGCAAGGACATTCATGCAGTGTAAGATGTTTGGATTACTTTACTAGTGGTGACAAGCAGTATGTGATTACAGGATCTGATGATGGCACTGCCAAG ATCTGGGACATGCATACAAAACGTTGTGTTAAAACACTTGAAGGACATGCAAATAGAGTAACCGCTGTTTGTTCACATCCTGAGCTTCCTATACTGATGACAGGTTCACGGGATGGGACTGTTCGTCTATGGAATTCCTATACCTTTAG gCTTGAGGGCATCCTGAACTTTGGGCTTAGAAAGGTTCATGCATTAGGGTGCATGAAGGGCTCAAGAAG GGTTGTAATTGGACATAGCTATGGAATAGCTATTACTGAGATTGATCTTGAAGAAAATGTTACCGGTATGGCCAGATTGGAAGATACCATATGA
- the LOC9269730 gene encoding putative cysteine-rich receptor-like protein kinase 33, which yields MKGESSTQRKTKNKSQYPSTLPKDPTLVFLKDITENFSSKREIGRGAFGVVYKGVLDNGEVIAVKKLERTSGIHARRFQNEANNLLELEHKNVVKLIGSCCQAERQVVEHDGKYVFTDVVEKLLCYEYLPNGSLDNYIYDESNEFDWPMRFKIIMGICNGIHFLHKERTEAIIHMNLKPSNILLGDNMVPKIADFGLSRLFGQEQSRLITQNVVGWIGYIAPEYYYRGEISEKSDIFSLGVLILEIVTGLKNDPSSQEVSSRILIDNVQRNWLKSSQITSKYPSLEEDDLLQAKRCIEIGLNCVETDPKKRPTIGEIIVKLTDKGTVIGDEAIIHEEMDKRQKFVSTLTRNPKLQFLEDITNNFSHEREIGRGSFGVVYKGVLPNGELVAVKKLLDSVTAVNQDKQFQSEAGILIDLNHKNIVKLIGYCYEIRKEVVENNRKFFFVETPKKLLCYEYLPIGSLDKYIYGESNELKWDMRFKIIEGICQGLKFLHELKRPIIHLDLKPGNVLLDDNMIPKIADFGLSRLLGEEQTRTRTLTVVGSIGYIAPEYRYSGEISTKSDIFSLGVLIIEIVTGLKVDSSSQDVTSKGFIENVRNNWAKMPQIASNYPLLEANCLQQVKKCIDIALACVDKNPKGRPSIGEIVDRLNWRKG from the exons ATGAAGGGTGAATCCAGCACACAGAGAAAGACGAAGAACAAGTCACAGTATCCAAGTACTCTTCCAAAGGATCCAACCTTAGTTTTTTTGAAAGATATCACAGAAAATTTCTCGAGTAAACGAGAAATTGGGCGCGGTGCATTTGGAGTGGTTTATAAG GGTGTACTTGATAATGGGGAGGTGATTGCTGTGAAGAAGCTTGAGAGAACATCAGGAATTCATGCCAGAAGGTTTCAGAACGAGGCAAACAACCTCCTCGAGTTGGAGCACAAGAATGTAGTGAAGTTGATTGGTTCTTGCTGCCAAGCAGAAAGGCAAGTAGTTGAGCATGACGGGAAATATGTTTTCACAGATGTGGTAGAGAAGTTACTCTGCTATGAGTATCTACCCAATGGAAGCCTTGACAACTATATTTACG ATGAATCGAATGAATTTGATTGGCCCATGCGCTTCAAAATAATCATGGGTATTTGCAACGGAATACATTTTTTACACAAGGAGAGGACTGAAGCAATCATTCATATGAATCTTAAACCTAGTAATATTTTATTGGGTGACAATATGGTGCCAAAAATTGCTGATTTTGGGCTGTCAAGGCTCTTCGGTCAAGAGCAAAGCCGACTTATCACACAAAATGTTGTTGGATGGAT AGGATACATCGCCCCAGAGTATTATTATAGAGGTGAAATATCAGAGAAGTCAGACATATTCAGTTTGGGTGTTCTTATTCTTGAGATAGTCACAGGATTGAAAAACGACCCTAGCTCTCAAGAAGTTTCATCCAGGATTCTTATTGACAAT GTACAGAGGAACTGGTTAAAATCATCACAAATAACGTCAAAGTATCCATCACTAGAAGAAGATGACCTCCTACAGGCAAAAAGATGCATCGAAATTGGGTTAAACTGTGTGGAGACCGATCCAAAGAAACGACCTACTATAGGTGAAATTATTGTAAAACTCACAGACAAAGGAACAG TTATTGGTGATGAAGCGATCATACATGAAGAAATGGACAAAAGGCAAAAATTTGTAAGTACGCTAACAAGAAACCCAAAGTTACAGTTTTTGGAAGATATAACAAACAATTTCTCCCATGAGCGAGAAATTGGTAGAGGTTCTTTTGGGGTGGTTTACAAG GGTGTGCTTCCAAATGGGGAACTAGTTGCTGTAAAGAAGCTTCTAGACAGTGTGACTGCAGTTAATCAAGACAAACAGTTTCAGAGTGAGGCTGGTATTCTTATTGATCTCAATCACAAGAATATAGTAAAGTTGATTGGGTATTGTTATGAAATACGGAAGGAAGTCGTGGAGAACAACCGAAAATTTTTCTTTGTGGAAACACCAAAAAAGTTACTCTGCTACGAGTATTTGCCTATAGGGAGTCTTGACAAGTATATTTATG GTGAATCCAATGAACTAAAATGGGACATGCGCTTCAAAATTATTGAAGGGATATGTCAGGGTTTAAAGTTCTTACATGAGTTGAAAAGACCCATTATTCATCTAGATCTGAAACCTGGCAATGTATTGTTGGATGATAATATGATACCAAAAATTGCAGATTTTGGCCTATCAAGGCTGTTAGGCGAAGAACAAACACGAACTCGTACTTTAACAGTTGTCGGATCCAT AGGATACATTGCCCCGGAATATCGTTACAGCGGTGAAATCTCAACCAAATCAGACATATTCAGCTTGGGTGTTTTGATAATCGAGATAGTGACTGGGTTAAAAGTCGATTCGAGTAGCCAAGATGTTACTTCAAAGGGCTTCATTGAAAAT GTACGTAATAACTGGGCGAAAATGCCACAGATAGCTTCCAACTATCCATTATTGGAGGCAAACTGCCTCCAACAAGTAAAAAAGTGCATCGATATTGCGCTTGCTTGCGTAGACAAAAATCCAAAGGGGAGACCTTCCATTGGGGAAATTGTTGACAGACTTAATTGGAGAAAAGGCTAA